In the genome of Rhodothermales bacterium, the window CGTCTACTCCACCCGCGGCCAGCGTAACGCCGCGTACGTGATGGTCGATCATCCGAACGAGGCGCTGGCCGTTGCCGGCGTGCTGCGCGAGCGCGCGGCGGCTGACACCGTCTCGCCCACCATTCGGTCCGTCGAAACCCTGCAGGACCGTTTTCCGATGCAGCCGGCAACGCAGGCCGCGAAACTGGCGCGGATCGCGCACATCCGCAACCTGCTGGGCGACCCGTTTCTGGCCTCGTCGGACTCCGACTACCTCGCGCTCCTGGTCGACGCCGCCGGCACGACCGCCCCGATCCGCGACGATGAGATTCCCGATTTCATCCGGCGCCCCTTCACATCCAAACAGGGCGAGCTGGGCACGCTGGTCATCGTCTATCCCATCGGCAGCCTGGCCGACGGTCGCCGATCCATGCAGTTCGCGGACGATGTCGGCGTGGTCAGGACGCCTGATGGGCGGACGTATCACGCCGGCTCGACCTCGATCGTGGCGTCGGACATGCTGCGGCTCATGCAGGATGAGTCTCCCGTGATGATCGGCCTGACCGTGCTCCTCATCGTGCTATTCAAGATCATCATCCTGCGCCGGCTGCGCTGGGTCCTGCTCGCTCTCGTCCCGCTCGCATCCAGCTTCATGTGGATGTTCGGCATCATGGCGCTGTTCGATTTCAAGCTGAATTTCTACAATCTCGTCGTGCTCCCCACCGTGCTCGGCATCGGCGACGACAGCGGGATCCACATCGTCCACCGCTATCTGGAGGAAGGCCCGGGATCCATCCGCCGGGTGCTTCGGTCTACCGGCGAGCATATCACCATGAGCGCGATGACCACCATCGTCGGTTTTGGTGGGCTTCTGTTTTCGATGCATCCCGGCATGCGGTCGCTGGGCACGCTGGCCGTCCTGGGTATCAGCATGACCCTCATCGCCGCGCTCGCCTTTTTGCCGGCGCTCCTCACCTGGATGGAGAAACCGGCGCCCC includes:
- a CDS encoding MMPL family transporter yields the protein VYSTRGQRNAAYVMVDHPNEALAVAGVLRERAAADTVSPTIRSVETLQDRFPMQPATQAAKLARIAHIRNLLGDPFLASSDSDYLALLVDAAGTTAPIRDDEIPDFIRRPFTSKQGELGTLVIVYPIGSLADGRRSMQFADDVGVVRTPDGRTYHAGSTSIVASDMLRLMQDESPVMIGLTVLLIVLFKIIILRRLRWVLLALVPLASSFMWMFGIMALFDFKLNFYNLVVLPTVLGIGDDSGIHIVHRYLEEGPGSIRRVLRSTGEHITMSAMTTIVGFGGLLFSMHPGMRSLGTLAVLGISMTLIAALAFLPALLTWMEKPAPRLSVEAREGVHALTEDP